In Mycobacterium sp. JS623, one genomic interval encodes:
- a CDS encoding LLM class flavin-dependent oxidoreductase: MRFSISIPQRAADGFDAEGASSYLKRAEELGFEGGWTLEQIVGPAPSLAPLELLSWAAAHTTRLRLGVAVLITSLHDPLQLASAITAVDQLSHGRLDVGVGHGGNFRPFPAFGVEKATFVRYFTEGLELMEAAWSDEPTVTFHGRFRDVDGLPIQPKPIQRPHPPLWFGGSAPKAVARAVRLGDAFMGAGSSTTANFAEAVKVVHRELDDQGKDPTQFRIAKRVYLTIDDDAARARERVLAGLHRIYGDLPGIDFAAVPVYGTAADMVRGLRAVIEAGAEMILLNPVGEGVAEDREQMERLAAEVIPQLS; this comes from the coding sequence GTGAGGTTCTCGATTTCGATTCCCCAGCGCGCAGCGGACGGCTTCGACGCAGAGGGCGCAAGCAGTTATCTCAAGCGGGCAGAAGAGCTCGGGTTCGAAGGCGGCTGGACGCTCGAGCAAATCGTCGGTCCCGCACCGTCTCTCGCGCCGCTGGAGTTGTTGTCCTGGGCGGCGGCGCACACCACTCGCCTGCGACTGGGCGTGGCCGTGCTCATCACCTCCCTGCACGATCCGCTGCAGCTCGCATCTGCCATCACCGCGGTCGATCAGCTCAGCCATGGCCGACTCGACGTCGGCGTCGGCCATGGCGGCAACTTCCGGCCGTTTCCCGCGTTCGGCGTCGAGAAGGCCACCTTCGTCCGGTATTTCACGGAGGGCCTCGAGTTGATGGAGGCGGCCTGGTCCGACGAGCCGACGGTGACGTTTCACGGTCGCTTCCGCGATGTGGACGGCCTGCCGATTCAGCCCAAGCCGATACAGCGCCCGCACCCGCCGCTGTGGTTTGGCGGCAGCGCCCCAAAGGCCGTTGCCCGCGCCGTGCGCCTCGGCGACGCGTTCATGGGCGCCGGCTCGTCGACGACGGCCAACTTTGCAGAGGCGGTCAAGGTTGTCCACCGCGAACTCGACGACCAGGGCAAGGACCCAACCCAATTCAGAATTGCCAAGCGGGTGTACCTGACCATCGACGACGACGCGGCGCGCGCCCGCGAGCGGGTGCTCGCCGGGTTGCACCGCATCTACGGCGACTTGCCAGGCATCGATTTCGCAGCCGTTCCGGTGTACGGCACCGCCGCCGACATGGTTCGCGGGCTACGCGCGGTGATCGAGGCCGGCGCGGAGATGATCCTGCTCAACCCGGTCGGTGAGGGCGTAGCAGAGGATCGCGAGCAGATGGAACGGCTTGCTGCGGAAGTGATTCCGCAGCTCAGCTGA
- a CDS encoding nuclear transport factor 2 family protein: MADIVERYLRAIASQQWGVVDECIADDIVRVGPYGDRYAGRADYLAFIADLMPRLEGYAMELHRVTYASDALAFVELSETVELDGKPMLTPEVLVFGLDGDGRIARVDIYIQTQAG; this comes from the coding sequence GTGGCCGACATAGTCGAGCGCTATCTGCGCGCAATCGCATCGCAGCAGTGGGGTGTCGTCGACGAATGCATTGCCGACGACATCGTTCGAGTCGGGCCGTACGGGGACCGCTACGCGGGACGTGCCGACTACCTGGCCTTCATCGCCGACCTGATGCCGAGGCTCGAGGGCTACGCCATGGAGTTGCACAGGGTGACGTATGCGAGCGATGCGCTGGCGTTCGTCGAGCTCAGCGAGACCGTGGAACTCGACGGCAAGCCAATGCTCACCCCGGAAGTGCTCGTCTTCGGGCTCGACGGCGACGGGCGTATCGCGCGGGTAGATATCTACATCCAGACGCAGGCGGGCTAG
- the sppA gene encoding signal peptide peptidase SppA, whose amino-acid sequence MFAFLSGIPGTDELRQLARRVDTARHHGVPGGCVLELDLQAVPHETGGFDPLAMIASGGKPLLLREAVAAIHRATEDPRVAGLIARVQIPAAAAGPVQELRDAITAFSDVKPSLAWAETFPGTLSYYLASAFREVWMQPSGTVGLVGFATNALFLRDALDKAGIEAQFIAKGEYKSAANLFTQDRYTDAHREADGRLIESLHGQVLQAVAASRHLEPAEVDALADKAPLLRDDAVTGRLIDRIGFRDEAYARISELVGARGISPETGDADSDDAPPRLFLSRYARATASRPMPPTPSIPGRKTKPKIAVVTLHGPIVSGRGGPQLLPFGGSNAGGDTIAAALREAAADDSVSAIVLRVDSPGGSVTGSETIWREVNRVRDGGTPVVASMGAVAASGGYYVSMSADAIVANPGTITGSIGVVTGKLVARELKDRLGVGSDSVRTNPNADAWSINQPFTDEQHAHVEAEADLFYTDFVERVAKGRKMTVEAVDAIARGRVWTGADALERGLVDELGGLRTAITRAKVLAGLEPDAEVRVVGYPGSSLMDLLRPKASSQPGAASLPDALGALVGRSVAGVLAQAEQSLTGVSALWLGEYRF is encoded by the coding sequence ATGTTTGCTTTCCTGTCCGGCATCCCCGGCACCGACGAACTCCGCCAACTGGCCAGGCGGGTGGATACCGCTCGGCACCACGGTGTTCCCGGCGGGTGTGTGCTCGAACTGGATCTGCAGGCGGTGCCACACGAAACGGGTGGGTTCGATCCGCTCGCGATGATCGCCAGTGGCGGCAAGCCTCTTCTGTTGCGCGAAGCCGTTGCAGCCATTCACCGCGCAACCGAGGACCCGCGCGTGGCTGGCCTTATTGCCCGCGTGCAGATTCCCGCGGCTGCGGCTGGTCCGGTGCAGGAACTGCGCGACGCCATCACCGCCTTCAGTGACGTCAAGCCATCGCTGGCATGGGCCGAGACGTTTCCCGGCACGTTGTCGTACTACCTGGCGTCGGCGTTCCGCGAGGTGTGGATGCAGCCGTCGGGCACCGTCGGGCTTGTCGGCTTCGCCACCAACGCGCTGTTCCTGCGCGACGCACTCGACAAGGCGGGCATTGAGGCGCAATTCATTGCCAAGGGCGAATACAAGTCCGCGGCAAACCTTTTCACCCAGGACCGCTACACCGACGCGCACCGCGAAGCCGACGGCCGGTTGATCGAGAGCCTGCACGGCCAGGTGTTACAGGCGGTCGCGGCGTCCCGCCATCTGGAGCCCGCTGAGGTCGACGCACTCGCCGACAAGGCGCCGCTGCTACGCGACGACGCCGTCACCGGACGGTTGATCGACCGCATCGGCTTCCGTGACGAGGCCTACGCGCGTATCAGCGAACTCGTTGGTGCGCGCGGCATTTCGCCCGAAACCGGAGATGCGGACTCCGACGACGCGCCACCACGGCTCTTCCTGTCGCGGTATGCGCGCGCCACGGCGTCGCGGCCGATGCCGCCAACACCGTCGATCCCGGGTCGCAAGACAAAGCCGAAGATCGCCGTCGTCACGCTGCACGGCCCGATCGTCAGCGGCCGGGGCGGACCTCAGCTGTTGCCGTTTGGCGGCTCGAACGCTGGCGGTGACACCATCGCCGCGGCCTTGCGCGAGGCTGCCGCCGATGACTCGGTGTCGGCGATCGTGCTTCGGGTGGACAGCCCCGGCGGCTCGGTCACGGGCTCGGAAACCATTTGGCGCGAGGTGAATCGGGTCCGTGACGGTGGCACCCCGGTGGTCGCATCGATGGGTGCCGTTGCGGCTTCCGGCGGGTATTACGTGTCGATGTCGGCCGACGCGATTGTCGCGAACCCGGGAACCATCACCGGCTCGATCGGAGTGGTCACCGGCAAGCTGGTGGCCCGCGAGCTCAAGGACCGCCTTGGCGTCGGGTCCGATTCGGTGCGCACCAACCCCAATGCCGACGCGTGGTCGATCAACCAGCCGTTCACCGACGAGCAGCATGCACACGTCGAGGCCGAGGCCGACTTGTTCTACACCGACTTCGTCGAGCGGGTGGCGAAGGGCAGGAAGATGACCGTCGAGGCCGTCGACGCAATCGCGCGTGGCCGGGTATGGACGGGTGCCGATGCGCTGGAGCGCGGCCTGGTCGACGAGCTCGGCGGGTTGCGCACGGCGATCACCCGTGCCAAGGTGCTGGCCGGTCTCGAGCCCGACGCCGAGGTCCGTGTGGTGGGCTATCCCGGTTCGTCGCTGATGGACCTGCTGCGGCCCAAGGCGTCGTCGCAACCCGGGGCCGCGTCGCTGCCGGATGCACTCGGCGCGCTGGTGGGCCGCTCGGTGGCCGGGGTGCTCGCCCAGGCCGAGCAATCGTTGACCGGCGTCAGCGCGCTTTGGCTCGGCGAATACCGCTTCTGA
- a CDS encoding SDR family NAD(P)-dependent oxidoreductase translates to MAFSAAGKRVLITGASSGVGAALARALAADGAVVGLIARREGRLAEVLADCQKASPATRMWVADLADDAGRLGLQAWDALGGIDVLVNNAAVPKRRAISALTPAEVEAVMQVNFFAPMRLTLAVLPRMLERGSGMIVNVSSVGGRLGIIHESAYCASKFALCGWSESLAVDLHATGLTVKLIEPGPVDTEIWDQPDNDDPIYDGPKFSPDEVAVGIIAALGSDGFEHYVPDMKAVVDLKNADIDTYIAGAAGMA, encoded by the coding sequence ATGGCTTTTTCGGCGGCCGGCAAACGGGTGCTCATCACGGGCGCCTCGTCGGGGGTGGGTGCCGCGCTGGCTCGCGCACTTGCCGCGGACGGGGCGGTCGTCGGGCTGATCGCCCGTCGGGAGGGACGACTCGCCGAGGTGCTTGCGGACTGTCAGAAGGCGTCGCCGGCCACGCGGATGTGGGTCGCCGACCTGGCCGATGACGCCGGTCGCTTGGGACTGCAGGCGTGGGATGCACTCGGCGGGATCGATGTATTGGTCAACAATGCGGCAGTGCCCAAGCGCCGGGCGATTTCGGCGTTGACGCCTGCTGAGGTCGAGGCTGTCATGCAGGTGAACTTCTTCGCCCCGATGAGGTTGACCCTGGCGGTGCTGCCACGAATGCTCGAGCGGGGTTCGGGGATGATCGTGAACGTGTCGAGCGTCGGCGGTCGGCTCGGAATCATCCATGAATCCGCCTACTGTGCAAGCAAATTCGCGTTGTGCGGGTGGAGTGAGTCGCTGGCCGTGGACCTACACGCCACGGGCCTCACGGTGAAGCTGATCGAGCCTGGCCCCGTCGACACCGAGATATGGGACCAACCCGACAACGACGATCCGATTTACGACGGTCCCAAGTTCAGCCCCGATGAGGTTGCCGTCGGGATCATCGCCGCGCTGGGTAGCGACGGGTTTGAGCATTACGTCCCGGACATGAAGGCGGTGGTCGACCTGAAGAACGCCGATATCGACACCTACATCGCCGGAGCGGCGGGCATGGCATGA